The Vigna unguiculata cultivar IT97K-499-35 chromosome 1, ASM411807v1, whole genome shotgun sequence nucleotide sequence ATTTTCAACTGAATcattgtaaaaaagaaaaagttacaaGCTCATttcaatatcttaataataaaagttatttggatatattatgaaataatctgcttttttaaaaatatttaattttattataataaacgaacataaattaattagtttctattttttaatttctaaaaattaatccATAGACtacttaatattatttaattaaagaaataaatataaatgagaaGATAAAGGTAAAAGTATTGTCACTTTTacaatattagtattattagttAATTACAAATCTTTTCATacacacaaagaaaaaacatttcttCTTTAACATAATCATtcttatacaaatttaaaaaattccacAGGTTATATTGAATTTATCGAGATATATAGAAGTTAATGttgaatattttgttataaaattagtCTTTCCttctaaaatatttacttaatgattctgaagaaatataaattattttttagttcgtaatttctaaaataataatccttatattatttaacaatatttaactAAAGTAAGGAAAACTGATTtgagaagataaaataaagacaaGAATATAGTTTCTTGcagtattttctataaaaaaaaaatcgctTCATAATCATCTTTGAGAAACcccttttgtttaattttttataacaatatattattttgaatattttatcatgagattatttttttatcaaggaACATTGACGAAATTTTCTTAATCCTCAATTGGAGAGTAGTTCCGATATATTCAATAATCCTTGTACATaatgttcaaaaaatattatccattatatatatatatatatatatatatatatatatatatatatatatatatatatatatatataaataaataattttaatggtAAAAAACCTTAATGCAACAGTCAAATTTGAAAGCAAATTAGCTAATAAAAATTCTGTGTTCTACTTTATCCGATGACAAGttatcaccttttttttttcaactcctCCTTCCTCTTTTGTTCTTGTATTGGGCCACATTCATAAGTggtttctcaacatttttctaCAAATCATCTAAATAATTCATGCTCTTTTGTTTTCACTTATATAAAAAGTGACATGTCCATGCTCATTCATGTTATTCACCAGTGACCATTTTTCCTCTACTTTTTTGGCATCTTAGTCGTTGTTTTCAACATATCATTCATGCGGTATACTTTAGTTCCTAGATCATAAGATGGGTCTCTTTTCCACTACAATTCtctgataaaataaaatattttttgtgagaaaaaaaaaatcacaaattataTGATATATGATTGCTTAAATGAAGTATGGAATGTATATATAGGcatgtataaaattaaaaaaaaggacaCGTatgaatacaattttaaaaaacaagtaTGAAAAGACAAAATAATGAGAATAACTGCATAAGAATATTATACAGTAACCCTTCTTCCTTTTTTCAAAAGTTACGAAAAAAAGTCGCGAATTAAACGAAGGAATAAGGGCCACCCAGAAAATGCTGGAATGGTCTCTATCATGAAAAGGACAAAAGAGTAAGCAATTACAAAGATAATATACAccataaagataaaatgaaaatagttcaaattttgtttactAATTACAACCTTATAGAACatgcatttaaattttaaaaaagaaaaataactttaaattatttaattgaaaaagttaaGAGAAAAAGTCTCTAAGTTAAATGATATACTTTTTACTATATTGACATTTGGAATAGAAGAGATTTGAATAGAAGTTTAATcaatatttacaatttattagTTAAAGTTAACATTTTacataaattcaataaaaaatatataattttagacacatgttaagataaaaatttaattaaaaagttagatatattttttgtcttcaaattatttttaaaacttgaaaGAGTTAGACATTGGAAACTATTACAACAATTATATGAtggataataatataatataatataacaccTAATAGTTCTGAAAGAGTGTTTTTTACATTAATTCTATAATGTGTAATAAcaaaatagatatataatttaatttaaagattaaaatacaatttgaaaactaaaagcTTACTTAACTCTtgattaaatcatttttcttttatcttttctttgaACACATCACTGttcgaaaagaaaaatatagaaaaaatgaaaatttaagcatttaatagaattattttttagtaaaatttgaattaaaaaaatgttgaagaaaatagtgtaattaaatataagatgTGACACAATTATCTTATCCATAGCCCATCTGTCATCCAACAGAAGGAATCTTGCGGCCCACATGAACAGAAAAAGTGGCCCATGCTGGCTACCATTTCCTCTATATAACTCTCCATTGCTCCACCCTCTAAGTTCTACTACAAAGGGTTACCTTAGTTAATCATCACCCACCATGAAACCTCACGTTTCTGGTGAAACTTCTCTGGCCAAGGACTCCGCCAGATCCGTCGTCGGAGAGAAGCTCCACCAGCTTTCTAAGGCCATCTCCACCGATGCCTCCAATCGGAGTAGGCTTCTCAAGTGCAATCAAAGGTTCACCCTTCAACCAGAAGACCCCATAAGAACCCTAATGTTCTTGGCCTCTTGGAGTCACACATAGACTTTccacaaaatttaataacaaatatatatatcactgtgccaaaattcattcatcttTTACATAactcaatatatatatacatgcagGGAGTGGCATAAAAGTCTTACAAGTTTTCTTggcatgatatatatatatacacaacagatatatatatatatatatatatatatatatatatatatatatatatatatatatatatatatatatatatatatgacagcAACTTAAGGACAAAAACACTGCATATATGTATGGATGCTGCATATCTGTGTACACACAGAAGGAAAAGATctgtattttttatatgtatgtatgtatgcggCTAGATCATCGGAGCTGTAAAATTTGTGTGTTATATATAATCAGATCTCTTTTTTATGTGTGTGTTTATGATTCAGTTTGTGCAGTGTCTGAAACACTTGCAGCTGCTTCATTCCTTTCTGCCATATTGGAAAATTGTGATTATGGGTGATGACAGCTTTCGATATATTCCTGAATTCATCTGAAGAATATTATGGAACAATTTTTAGTATAAAGATTAGGTCGGGTATTCGATCTTatcttttataaatgttttttttttattctttcagaTTTTTTTGGTACTGTcagaaaaatgtatatataactatataatataaatcctcctctcttttatattttaaaaatttatattaatgttcTTTTTCTAAGCTAAAATAGTATGTGCTAAATCATCGATTATACATAATTAAACGAATAAAATATGGTTTTGCTTactctaataatcattaattcgcttttaatttcttacaaaataatattcatattttttcttacaaCATTAAAATGTATTCAATTTACTACCCGTTTTATGAAATATGTTAAACTCCTTCAAATAAGCggcttatattttataattggagaagacaagtattatgtatttgttaatgtattcaaatttaaagaatacattgtatatgaatatgaatatgatgaaaatgttgaattatcaatttatcatccaacttttcaaagtatttatttaattttgtgaacttcttaaaatttcctaatttttaaatattgaaaatttatcataaaaattaaaaataaaaaaaagcgGATCAGTCCGCGGGCCAAGTGATGTGCGAGTCAAGTCAATAATTGCAATTCACATGAATTGTGTGGAGGGAACGAACCAGCCCGCGATGTGCGACCTTATACAGACCGGATCTAAACGAATCTGAAtagcccgcattgccaccctaCTTATGAGCCTATCAATATcttagaatattaaaaaaaaataactaccATGAGCaacttatttcttatttacaatattttaaagggaaaaaatatattttacctaaactaaaatttgttgactgtaacaatttttttggcggtagtattttttatttgtagacctattttatttaacagttaattaatatttatcattattcttataactttataataatatccTGGATACATTATATGCATGTCttacaatttaataataacacaTTTGGTATTTTCTTTAACAACCATCTAAGGATATGTATAgagttatattgttatataaattgGAAAGACTTATgtaattaagatttaattttaaacaagtACATGGAGTCTCAAATAACTAATTAACTctaagaatatatataattaattttaatcttttacagTGCATTTAAGTGTAaacgaaaaaaagaaagttgaacTGTTACAAGACATGAAATTAAGTATTATGTTTTTCATAAAACacataaaattatgtttatttataaataattataaattaaggaatttatatatatgactaatattttttttaataatattaatacattttacACGTGTATGTGCCGGTGTGATAACATTGCACGAAAGGACAAGTCGAGGTGCTTCAGGTTTAGACAACTTCCCAAGTGATAAGAGTGATAGCAGACACATTTCTCTCATCCTCCACCGATCAAATGGCCACCGTAATCGACGGCAAGGCCGTGGCGCAAACCATCCGATCTGAAATCGCCGATGAGGTGCGCCTCCTCTCTCAAAAATACGGCAAGGTAAGCCCTTATTTTCGTTTCACCAAAACTGGATATTACAAACAAGAATCGTGATTTTTTTTCCAGCATGTAAATATTCGcgattgtgtgtgtgtgtgtgtgtgaaatgtTGCAGGTTCCAGGATTAGCAGTGGTGATAGTAGGGCACAGGAAGGATTCACAAAGCTATGTTGGAATGAAGAGAAAGGCGTGCGCTGAATTGGGAATCAAATCCTTCGATGTGGACCTTCCAGAGCAAATATCCCAAGCTGAGCTAATAAAGCAAGTTCATGAGTTGAATGCTAACACTGATGTACATGGTTAGTGTAAACCCatacatttttcatttcatgcaTGTGTTATTTTAGAGATCGATTATACTTTCTTGTTTTgagcttctttttttttgttgttgtgagcGTTTGTTTGCTTATGTCTGCAGGTATTTTGGTTCAGCTTCCGTTGCCTAAGCACATAAATGAAGAGAAAGTTCTGTCTGAAATTAGCCTTGAGAAGGATGTGGATGGTTTTCATCCTTTGAACATTGGCAAGCTTGCAATGAAAGGCAGAGACCCCCTCTTCCTTCCATGCACTCCCAAGGCAAAATGCTCTTCAGTCTAAAACGCTTTAGATTACACTCCATTATTATGTCAACAGTTGAATGAATTTCGCAtgccttttttctttctttttaatgtagttttcttcttcttacgAATCATTAAGAAAGACGATTTTGGAGCTTGGCTGCTTAGATTAGAAGAGGGAAAAATACTACTATTATAgcaaaataacattttatttaaaaacaacaaactaACTTGCCAGTCACTAATGTCttcctctattttttatttattttttcattttggtaTACCTTCTATCTACTGAAATTTATTGGTGTTTTGGgattatttcttttcaaatttgtttcCTGGATCATAATTTCTGCATGCGAAGTAGCTTTATCTACTGCTGTTTGATATGACGATTCTATCAATTGTTGTTCTAGAGAGGTGATAAACTTGGGCCGAAGAGTGATGTATGTAAGATAATATTTGAACTCCATTAATCTTTAGAACAACAGTATTGGATCTATTCTTCATCATTCCCATTTTACAAGGCTTCTTACACATGTTAGCAAACTCTGATCCTCACTACACTAAACCTGTAGGAGGGTtactctatttttatttttatttttttgttttgatttaaatCTTACTGATTAAGATTGTTTACTGACAAGTTATCTTTCAAAAAGTCTCTCAAAATCTCATTTACATTTTTTGTTTGTACAGGCATGTCTTGAACTATTACATCGAAGTGGTGTAACAATAAAGGGAAAACAGGCAGTTGTGGTTGGCAGAAGCAACATAGTTGGATTACCAGCTTCATTGCTGCTTTTGAAAGCAGATGCTACAGTTACTACTGTACATTCACACACGAGTCAACCAGAAAATATCATACGTGAAGCAGATATTGTTATTGCAGCAGCTGGACAGCCAAAGATGGtagttatcaaaatatattttcctttatttacaTCGCTATCCTATGTTCTTATGCAATAGTTTTGGAATGTGGAGTTTCAAATTCTAACCCTTGGAACGTGGATTTCTTATTCTAAAATGCCGTGGATAAAAATAGCTATCAAACTAATTATATAGCTTACTTTAAGTTTTTCTTGTGCAGCCCCTTGTCATTAGCACTCATCCGGATCTGTTAGATGTGCATTGACTTTCAAATGCATCTGACAACTGGTGCTGGttaatggcatttttgaaactTAAGTTGATCTTTCTATCATGCCATTGTATCATTGGTATAAACTATGTTTGCACAAAGAGTACCACAAaagtttttgtaaatttttgtgCTTCTTCAAGTTATTACTGCcaatcttttgattttttttttgaaatccCATGTATTAGTTACTGTCACCAGTCTTCTTCCTAATGGAGGGTTTGCTAATGTTATTAGATCAAGGGAAGTTGGATCAAACCTGGAGCGGCAGTCATAGATGTTGGCACAAATGCTGTTGATGACCCAACAAGGAAGTCTGGTTACAGGCTTGTTGGAGATGTAGATTTTGAGGAAGCATCTAAAACTGCAGGCTATATTACTCCTGTTCCTGGTGGTGTAGGTCCAATGACGGTAACAATGTTGTTGAAGAATACTTTGGAGGGAGCTAAGCGCTACATTGAGCAAAATAGTTGATCTTTTCTGACTTTGAATAAGGTACTTCGTCTTGGTTGAAATTTCTTTTGGAATCGGTTTTATTCAGAGTGTGGTATAAGGTTAATAAATGTATTGTTGTATTTTGTAAAATCACAAGGATCGGTTTTCAAAATGGAAAAGTAGGATTGGTTCAAGCAAAACTATATATTTGCCTTTTCAATATCTTCCGTTTCCGTTCTTACCTTGCCCCTCTGGCTTATAACCCCGACACTCCTCACTTTGAACAATTTCTCAGAAGAAGCATTCTTGATGTGGGTAATGTTTTAGTTTCTTGAGTACAATTATTATTGAGAACGATTCCCACACAGCCATTAAGTCAATCAGTAATGATtgccatattcataactcttgTTACCATCTGGTAAGGACCATCTCTGGGTTACTTAACTCGTGCTCATCCTTTGCTTGCTATCGCATATGATACTTCTAATGATTCACGGAGCAAAGTTTTGTACCTCTCCGTATATTCTTGGTCTTCATCTATATATGATGCTGCTTGCACTGTTTTTAGGCGGTAGTAGTTGTTTATGTTTTGCTTATTTTAGGcgattttcaaatcttttaaaatacaatcTTATCAATCAATTGCTCAACAATGTTGAGTACTACTACTATTAACTGTAACACTGTATTAACCACCATTCACCTATGACATGGTTAACCACTTGCAGTGGCAGAGATAACCAGGTTGGATTAATCTGCAAAGCCATTAGATACATACAGCTCATACTTTATAGCTTAATAATTTTGCATTGTCTGGTTAGTTTCTTATCATTCCCTAATTTACCCACCCACCTTCACAAGCTTGGATAGAACATAGAGATCTAACATGTCATTCAAATTCTCTTTTCATTGTGATAGAGTTAACGACTTTGGATTAATCTGCAAAGCCGTTACATATGTACAAGCTGCAAAAGAAAATAGAGGATGGAAGATTTCCAAGTGTACCTTATACCATAGTTTATGGCTTAATAATTTTGCTTTGTCTGGTTAATTTCTTATCATTCCCTGATTGACCCACCCACCTTCTCAAACTTGGGTAGAACATAGAGATCTAATTGTCAACATGTCATTCAACTTCTCTTCTTCATTGTAATAGACTGAGCTCCggaaaatgtgtttgaaaactTGTTTACCAGTCAAAAAATCACATTCTGAAtgtgaaaacataaaatcaaactaTTAATGTCTGTTTGAGGTGAAAAACGTTGTTTCAATACATTTGACATAAAAAAATGCTGTTCCAGTCTTTCACAATCTGTCGTTTCTTACCATTATTTCTTAAGAACCAAGCTTCCAACTGCACAAAAAAGTGGACAAACTGTCATAAGTTTGTGGATTTACTAAATCTAATTTCTCATTTGAACATTGGCATCTGTCTTTAAGATAGCGACGTGCTATCTGAAATTGGGACCATTAGTaatcatggattacatgaaatACTACATCCTTATTTATCCACAAGAAAACAATTTGTATCTCTGTATGTAATCAAGCAATAGCAATTGTACCTTAAACGCTATTTGCATATCACATCAGTTCATCTACTATTTTTGTTTCAGATGCTCTATGAATGTGTCTAAAAGGACACAAGTCTGGTTTTGTTgtactaatataatatagtacAGTAATCAACTTGGAAATTACTTGGTACAAgcatatttttgttatactGCATCACATCTACACAGTATCGATTGAATTTATCAATTATGTTATGTCATTTAGTAAGAAAAAATAAGCTTACATTTTTTCaggttattttaaataatattcctATGTTTTTTAACTTTAGAAAAACAGGTTTTtcttaatgttttaataaaataacaatctCACCCATCTAGTTTCTCAATGATATTTATCTctgttatatatttaataaaataagatttatattctttatattttaataaagtggTAGTCACTctccttattttatttgaaaaaatatatattaactaaaatatacCGCGATATGACATTAATT carries:
- the LOC114162300 gene encoding bifunctional protein FolD 2, which gives rise to MATVIDGKAVAQTIRSEIADEVRLLSQKYGKVPGLAVVIVGHRKDSQSYVGMKRKACAELGIKSFDVDLPEQISQAELIKQVHELNANTDVHGILVQLPLPKHINEEKVLSEISLEKDVDGFHPLNIGKLAMKGRDPLFLPCTPKACLELLHRSGVTIKGKQAVVVGRSNIVGLPASLLLLKADATVTTVHSHTSQPENIIREADIVIAAAGQPKMIKGSWIKPGAAVIDVGTNAVDDPTRKSGYRLVGDVDFEEASKTAGYITPVPGGVGPMTVTMLLKNTLEGAKRYIEQNS